The following coding sequences are from one Virgibacillus necropolis window:
- the ilvD gene encoding dihydroxy-acid dehydratase, with protein sequence MKKDLRIKSKVFSEGSMKAPNRAMLRAVGVSDEDFKKPMIGIASTWSEVTPCNIHINDLAANAKEGAKEAGGVPLIFNTITVSDGISMGTQGMRYSLPSRDVIADSIETVVGAENLDGLVAIGGCDKNIPGCMIAIANSEVPAVFVYGGTIAPGSHNGKDIDIVSVFEGVGQHNNGNIDDGELRSIECHACPGAGSCGGMYTANTMASAVEAMGMSLPGSSSNPAETINKVNDCVAAGKAVYHLLEKDIYPKDIMTKEAFENAITVVMALGGSTNAILHLLSISHAIGVDLTIDDFNRIQEKTPHIADLKPSGRFVMQDLHRVGGVQAVMKLLYEAGYLHGDCLTVTGKTVAENLAEAPSLEEGQKVIMPFDNPKRIDGPLIVLKGNLSPTGAVAKVSGVKVKRHTGPARVFDNEKEATAAVMDNKINDGDVIIIRYVGPKGGPGMPEMLSISSILVGKGMDEKVALLTDGRFSGGTHGLVVGHISPEAQDGGPIALLKEGDLVTIDSDKKEISCDVSEDELESRRKGWQAPALYKKGVLGKYAHNVSCSSKGAITDFLTK encoded by the coding sequence ATGAAAAAAGATTTACGTATAAAAAGTAAGGTTTTTAGTGAAGGTTCTATGAAGGCACCAAACCGTGCGATGCTTCGAGCAGTTGGTGTGTCTGATGAAGACTTTAAAAAGCCAATGATTGGGATTGCTAGTACTTGGAGCGAAGTTACGCCATGTAATATACATATTAATGATTTAGCTGCCAATGCAAAAGAAGGTGCAAAAGAAGCTGGTGGTGTACCATTAATATTTAATACAATTACTGTTTCAGATGGTATTTCAATGGGGACACAAGGGATGCGTTATTCGCTACCAAGTCGTGATGTGATAGCAGATTCGATTGAAACAGTGGTAGGCGCGGAGAATTTAGATGGATTAGTTGCCATTGGAGGTTGTGACAAAAATATTCCTGGCTGTATGATTGCCATTGCGAATTCAGAGGTTCCAGCGGTTTTTGTTTATGGTGGTACGATTGCCCCTGGATCACACAATGGTAAAGACATTGATATTGTGTCCGTGTTTGAGGGTGTTGGCCAACACAATAACGGGAATATAGATGACGGCGAATTAAGGTCAATTGAGTGTCATGCATGTCCTGGAGCTGGATCGTGTGGGGGTATGTATACGGCAAATACCATGGCCTCGGCAGTTGAAGCTATGGGGATGAGCTTACCGGGGAGCTCTTCAAACCCAGCGGAAACAATTAACAAAGTAAACGATTGTGTTGCTGCTGGTAAAGCAGTTTATCATTTACTAGAAAAAGATATTTATCCTAAAGATATTATGACGAAAGAAGCATTCGAAAATGCAATTACAGTTGTTATGGCACTTGGAGGATCGACGAATGCTATCTTGCATCTATTGTCTATTTCTCATGCTATTGGCGTAGATTTAACGATTGATGATTTTAATAGAATTCAAGAGAAAACTCCACATATTGCCGATTTAAAACCAAGTGGTAGATTTGTTATGCAAGATTTACATCGAGTTGGAGGAGTACAAGCTGTTATGAAACTCCTTTATGAGGCGGGATATCTCCATGGAGATTGTTTAACTGTAACAGGTAAAACTGTTGCTGAGAATTTAGCGGAGGCACCATCACTAGAGGAAGGCCAAAAAGTAATTATGCCATTTGATAACCCAAAACGTATTGATGGTCCATTAATCGTGTTAAAAGGTAACTTATCACCAACTGGCGCTGTGGCGAAAGTTTCGGGTGTTAAGGTAAAAAGGCATACAGGTCCGGCTCGCGTGTTTGATAATGAAAAAGAAGCTACAGCTGCTGTAATGGATAATAAAATTAACGATGGGGATGTAATCATCATTCGTTATGTTGGTCCAAAAGGTGGCCCAGGAATGCCTGAAATGCTGTCCATTTCAAGCATATTAGTTGGAAAAGGAATGGACGAAAAAGTTGCCTTATTAACCGATGGTAGATTTTCGGGTGGGACACACGGCTTAGTCGTTGGGCACATCTCGCCAGAAGCGCAAGACGGCGGACCAATTGCATTGCTAAAAGAAGGAGATCTAGTAACGATAGACTCAGACAAAAAAGAGATATCTTGTGATGTTTCTGAAGATGAGCTAGAAAGTCGTCGCAAGGGATGGCAAGCCCCAGCCTTATATAAAAAAGGTGTTTTAGGGAAGTATGCACATAATGTTTCCTGTTCATCAAAAGGCGCGATAACAGATTTTTTAACTAAATAG